One genomic window of Desulfovibrio gilichinskyi includes the following:
- a CDS encoding sigma-54-dependent transcriptional regulator: protein MHKVAGLTPRYPLLLVDDEDSWLQSFRATLRSQGIDNVVLLNDGTKVMEVLGRNKFCAVAVDLMMPGISGEELIPQIVEEHPELPVLVISGLNDIKAVVNCIRKGAFDFIVKTEERNTLIAGVRHAIEIFELRQENSSLQQSFFMDGPDRPELFSEIITAHKDMYSIFKYIEAIAETSRPVLITGESGVGKELIARAVHKASGRKGEFVAVNVAGLDDNIFSDTLFGHKKGAFTGAAEARIGLVEKAKKGTLFLDEIGDLSQTSQTKLLRLLQEHEFMPLGSDMAKRSSARIITATHQSINGMQEHGKFRKDLFFRLRGHMLCIPPLRERMEDIPLLLSHFLNEVQAEVGVDVEADVHEIARFLANYSFPGNIRELQHLVHDAAGICGYKGLMAKHFKKLLVVPLESSSSGFNTALEESVTFGTRLPTLHELRSKLFDEALRRTKGNQSSAAQLIGVTRQAVSKYLKKNEYD, encoded by the coding sequence ATGCATAAAGTCGCAGGTCTTACACCAAGATATCCGCTTTTGCTTGTTGATGATGAAGATTCATGGCTGCAAAGTTTCAGGGCTACTCTCCGTTCACAGGGGATAGATAACGTAGTTCTCTTAAATGACGGAACTAAAGTGATGGAAGTGCTCGGGCGGAATAAATTCTGCGCTGTTGCTGTAGACCTGATGATGCCCGGTATTTCCGGCGAAGAGCTCATTCCGCAGATTGTTGAAGAACATCCAGAGCTTCCTGTTCTCGTTATTTCAGGGCTTAATGATATTAAAGCCGTAGTGAACTGTATCCGCAAGGGAGCTTTTGATTTTATTGTCAAAACCGAGGAACGTAATACCCTTATTGCCGGGGTGCGTCATGCTATTGAAATTTTTGAGCTGCGGCAGGAAAACAGTTCGCTGCAGCAAAGTTTTTTCATGGACGGTCCTGACAGGCCGGAGCTGTTTTCAGAGATTATTACTGCCCACAAGGATATGTATTCCATATTCAAATATATTGAAGCCATAGCTGAAACTTCGCGCCCTGTGCTTATTACAGGTGAATCCGGAGTAGGTAAGGAACTGATCGCGCGGGCAGTGCATAAAGCCAGCGGACGCAAAGGGGAATTTGTCGCCGTAAATGTCGCCGGATTAGATGATAATATTTTTTCAGATACATTGTTCGGGCACAAAAAGGGTGCTTTTACCGGAGCGGCTGAAGCCCGCATCGGACTGGTGGAAAAAGCTAAAAAAGGGACTTTGTTTCTTGATGAAATAGGTGATCTCAGCCAGACATCGCAGACTAAATTGCTGCGACTGTTGCAGGAACATGAGTTTATGCCGCTGGGATCTGATATGGCTAAGCGTTCAAGCGCAAGGATTATTACTGCAACTCATCAGTCAATCAACGGAATGCAGGAACATGGTAAATTCCGCAAAGATCTGTTTTTCAGGCTGCGTGGACATATGCTGTGCATCCCGCCTCTCAGAGAGCGGATGGAAGACATTCCGCTTCTGCTTTCACATTTTTTGAATGAAGTGCAGGCAGAAGTAGGAGTTGATGTTGAGGCTGATGTCCATGAAATAGCAAGATTTCTGGCTAATTATTCTTTCCCCGGAAATATACGGGAGCTTCAGCATTTGGTCCATGATGCTGCCGGTATTTGCGGCTATAAAGGGCTAATGGCAAAGCATTTTAAGAAGCTGCTGGTCGTGCCGTTAGAGTCAAGTTCAAGTGGCTTTAATACTGCTTTGGAAGAAAGTGTAACGTTTGGAACCAGATTGCCGACTTTGCATGAACTCAGATCTAAGCTATTTGATGAAGCTCTCCGGCGCACAAAAGGGAATCAATCCTCCGCTGCGCAGCTTATAGGTGTCACCAGACAGGCTGTGAGCAAGTATTTAAAGAAAAATGAATATGATTAG
- a CDS encoding MerR family transcriptional regulator gives MKTKNRYFIGDMSKICNISKKALRYYDTINLIPSHRHDYNNYRYYTLDALLAVPVIKYYKQMGFTLDEMKEFIEGSGSNVFKSLQNSFVSKINELEKDQEKLRRKHVSVRDWYTLILEAEMVIDNNIKEVSVKYVDPSNLIFLDQEFDNDIKSSIINLEFTQHVENLENEITGPVIINFSSLNDRVENRNQPVKILQKTLMPCNEENQFKFGGCMMVSCYHIGPHEEIHKTYQKICRWAGHNGYILGEESYERYITDYWTTRNASKFVTEILIEASRVGTAAH, from the coding sequence CGAAAAAAGCTCTTCGCTATTATGATACGATAAATCTCATTCCCTCTCACCGCCACGACTACAACAACTACAGATACTATACTCTCGATGCGCTGTTAGCCGTTCCTGTCATTAAATATTACAAACAAATGGGATTTACTCTTGATGAAATGAAAGAATTCATCGAAGGAAGTGGATCCAATGTCTTCAAATCTCTCCAAAATTCTTTTGTTTCTAAAATTAACGAGCTAGAAAAAGATCAGGAAAAACTTCGCAGAAAACACGTCTCTGTACGGGACTGGTATACGCTGATTTTAGAAGCGGAAATGGTGATAGACAACAATATCAAAGAAGTTTCTGTTAAATATGTTGATCCTTCAAATCTCATTTTTCTGGATCAAGAATTTGATAATGATATTAAATCATCAATTATCAACCTTGAGTTTACGCAGCATGTTGAAAATCTTGAAAATGAAATAACCGGACCGGTTATTATTAATTTCTCCTCTTTAAACGACAGAGTAGAGAACAGAAACCAGCCTGTTAAAATATTGCAAAAGACTTTGATGCCATGCAACGAAGAAAACCAATTCAAATTTGGCGGCTGCATGATGGTGTCTTGCTATCACATAGGCCCGCATGAAGAAATTCACAAAACTTATCAAAAGATTTGCAGGTGGGCGGGCCACAACGGATATATACTCGGAGAAGAGTCATACGAGCGGTACATAACTGATTACTGGACCACCCGGAATGCTTCCAAATTCGTAACAGAAATTTTGATTGAAGCTTCACGGGTCGGCACGGCTGCCCACTAA